A single genomic interval of Candidatus Bathyarchaeia archaeon harbors:
- a CDS encoding aconitate hydratase, with protein MRRNLVEKIVEAHLVEGELKPGREIALKIDQVLIQDATGTTVALEYESMNLGRVKTNPSVIYVDHNTLQTGFENADDHRYLQTFAAKYGLYFSKPGNGICHQVNLERFSRPGRTLLGSDSHTPMAGAVAMLGIGAGGLDVVLAMAGQPFYTTMPKVVGVELKGKLKPWVSGKDIALEMLRRLGVKGGLGKAFEYYGDGLKHLSVSARATICNMGTEMGATTSIFPSDQVTKRFFEAQQRLRDWKPLQPDGNAEYDEYLEVNLEGLEPLIACPSSPDNVKPVREVEGIKVHQVLVGSCVNSSLEDLMLVSKLLARHGIHPEVSFAVAPGSRQVLEALAEKGALKAIIAGGARMLESACDGCIGMGQAPPTDAVSLRTYNRNYPGRSGTRGDKVYLCSPQVAAASAIRGVITDPRKLGTPPRIPTPNRFPVNDRHIIPPSERWEEVQVIRGPNIKPIPLGKPLDQSLGGEVLLKLGDDVTTDQIMPAGSQILPLRSNILKLSEFVFKHVDPSFAERARRLGGGIIVAGENYGQGSSREHAALAPAYLGVKAVMAKSFARIHRDNLINFAVIPLRFKHKEDYGKIEVGDYIELPHILERLREHRNMGFEASDIGAYNRSKGFAFTLINDLTRRQVDIVIYGGALNYALQRLNP; from the coding sequence ATGAGACGAAACCTTGTAGAGAAGATCGTTGAAGCCCACCTTGTAGAGGGCGAATTAAAGCCCGGACGGGAGATAGCACTGAAAATCGATCAAGTCCTCATCCAAGACGCGACAGGAACAACCGTAGCCCTAGAATATGAGAGCATGAACTTGGGACGGGTGAAGACCAATCCGTCCGTGATATACGTGGATCATAACACTCTTCAAACAGGGTTCGAAAACGCGGATGACCATAGGTACTTGCAGACCTTCGCGGCTAAATATGGACTGTACTTTTCTAAGCCGGGCAACGGGATTTGCCATCAAGTAAATCTGGAAAGGTTTAGCAGGCCAGGTAGAACATTGCTGGGATCTGATTCACATACCCCCATGGCTGGAGCGGTCGCCATGCTCGGAATCGGGGCGGGCGGCCTTGACGTAGTCTTAGCCATGGCTGGACAACCCTTCTACACAACCATGCCAAAGGTGGTTGGAGTAGAATTGAAGGGTAAACTGAAGCCCTGGGTCAGCGGAAAGGACATCGCCCTAGAGATGTTGAGAAGACTCGGCGTCAAAGGCGGGTTGGGTAAAGCCTTCGAATACTACGGAGATGGCTTGAAACATCTCAGCGTCTCAGCCAGGGCCACCATCTGCAACATGGGCACAGAGATGGGAGCCACCACCTCCATATTCCCCTCAGACCAAGTTACGAAAAGGTTTTTTGAAGCTCAACAAAGGCTTAGGGATTGGAAACCTCTTCAACCCGACGGGAACGCCGAGTACGATGAGTACTTGGAGGTAAACCTTGAAGGACTTGAGCCTTTAATCGCATGTCCCTCTTCACCGGACAACGTTAAACCAGTTCGAGAGGTCGAGGGAATTAAGGTTCATCAGGTTTTAGTGGGAAGCTGCGTCAACTCCTCTCTTGAGGACTTGATGCTTGTAAGCAAACTGCTGGCTCGACATGGGATTCACCCCGAGGTCAGCTTCGCCGTCGCCCCGGGGTCTAGGCAGGTGCTTGAAGCGCTAGCTGAAAAAGGGGCTTTAAAAGCCATCATCGCGGGCGGGGCTAGGATGCTTGAAAGCGCCTGCGATGGATGCATTGGAATGGGACAAGCCCCTCCAACCGACGCGGTTTCGCTTCGAACATACAACCGAAACTACCCGGGTCGTAGCGGAACTAGAGGCGACAAGGTGTATCTGTGTAGCCCCCAGGTAGCTGCAGCCTCGGCCATAAGGGGGGTGATCACCGACCCGAGGAAGCTGGGTACGCCGCCAAGGATCCCAACACCTAACAGGTTCCCCGTAAACGACCGCCACATTATACCGCCTTCGGAAAGGTGGGAAGAGGTTCAAGTCATTAGAGGGCCTAACATCAAGCCAATACCATTAGGTAAACCTTTGGACCAAAGCCTAGGCGGGGAGGTATTATTGAAGCTGGGGGACGATGTCACGACGGACCAAATAATGCCTGCTGGAAGCCAGATCCTACCTTTGAGAAGCAACATTTTAAAGCTCAGCGAATTCGTTTTTAAGCATGTGGATCCCTCCTTCGCTGAGAGGGCGAGGAGGCTTGGTGGAGGAATCATCGTCGCGGGGGAAAATTATGGTCAAGGCTCGTCGAGGGAGCATGCCGCTCTCGCCCCAGCGTACCTAGGGGTTAAAGCGGTCATGGCTAAAAGCTTCGCCAGAATACATAGGGACAACTTAATCAACTTCGCCGTAATACCCCTCCGATTCAAGCATAAGGAGGATTACGGGAAAATAGAGGTAGGAGATTACATCGAATTGCCACATATACTGGAGAGGTTAAGGGAGCATAGAAACATGGGCTTTGAGGCCTCAGATATCGGGGCGTATAACAGATCTAAGGGATTTGCGTTCACCTTGATCAACGATTTAACGAGGAGACAAGTGGACATAGTAATCTATGGAGGCGCCCTTAACTACGCCCTTCAGAGGCTGAATCCTTAG
- a CDS encoding cupin domain-containing protein, producing the protein METLDYNDLRRYEFFPGVYGRVLLSGDRMTFFLVEIPPGSVVPSHSHPHEQMGVCLSGEAVFTCNGVRKTVRKGMVYRIKPYESHEVRVYGPENGVFLDVFSPPRVEYVEKQKFMEGEPKDSASEGRS; encoded by the coding sequence ATGGAAACGTTAGATTACAATGACCTTCGAAGGTATGAGTTTTTCCCAGGAGTTTATGGTCGGGTTCTGCTCAGCGGGGACCGCATGACCTTTTTCTTAGTTGAGATCCCTCCGGGCTCCGTGGTGCCCTCTCACAGCCACCCCCATGAGCAGATGGGGGTCTGCTTGTCAGGTGAAGCCGTTTTCACCTGTAATGGGGTGAGGAAGACGGTCAGAAAGGGTATGGTTTACAGGATCAAGCCTTATGAAAGCCATGAGGTCAGGGTTTACGGTCCTGAGAACGGGGTTTTCCTAGATGTGTTCAGCCCGCCTAGGGTGGAATACGTTGAGAAACAGAAGTTCATGGAGGGCGAACCTAAGGATTCAGCCTCTGAAGGGCGTAGTTAA
- a CDS encoding FAD-binding oxidoreductase, whose amino-acid sequence MRSLAERISDIVGEKYVSEEPHVRWAYAKDVGPWRERMPEVVVRPGDPYEVSAIVDLANRLRVPIWPRGGGVTPVGAGMPLKPYGVLLDMTRMNQIEVDDGDMVAVAEAGATFANLIHQLWKRGLDTFRGPGSGLAASVGGAASMSSNWHASLKYGGTGDVIRGVEVVLPTGELIRTASAYKWPHKFYARYHGTPDLTGLFIGDHGTLGVKTKVSFGLWAKPEFADGVGWGVDNVADMQTIFQKISSKRLATDMNFHDKLIIQFLAYLRNEVSYDGVGPEMRRWLKAIYDDLEESGNVERFEKKGDMIAFAVVEEHSRTVLEEKVKMIEKIVGENGGWIMGRHYAMDYHDNQLHGFYQPFMNVDTGLGTSFIGGGGLIRPSQFAKSREILYKYLEENKEDLQKHDISGTFFGYVLNPSAIAIYPGVLGDQYHMPSRERVVYHSKRIRDEYMRSDCGWQPYFAGEWGTEGYLKTLYAPYYYLLKSVKKLLDPNNILNPGMLGL is encoded by the coding sequence ATGAGATCTTTGGCGGAGCGGATCTCTGATATAGTTGGGGAGAAATACGTTTCAGAGGAGCCTCACGTACGATGGGCTTACGCTAAGGATGTGGGGCCATGGCGGGAAAGGATGCCTGAGGTTGTCGTCAGACCCGGCGACCCCTATGAGGTTTCCGCCATCGTCGACTTGGCGAACAGACTACGCGTTCCGATCTGGCCTAGGGGTGGTGGAGTTACCCCGGTGGGGGCTGGGATGCCCCTGAAACCTTACGGTGTCCTGTTAGATATGACGAGGATGAATCAAATAGAAGTTGATGACGGTGATATGGTGGCCGTCGCAGAGGCGGGGGCAACCTTCGCCAACCTGATACATCAACTGTGGAAAAGGGGGCTAGACACCTTTAGGGGTCCTGGGAGCGGCTTGGCCGCCAGCGTCGGCGGCGCGGCCAGTATGTCCAGTAACTGGCATGCCTCGCTGAAATATGGGGGTACGGGCGATGTGATAAGAGGAGTTGAAGTCGTTCTCCCGACCGGTGAGCTCATACGCACCGCCTCAGCCTATAAATGGCCGCATAAATTTTATGCTCGTTATCATGGAACCCCTGACCTTACAGGCCTCTTCATAGGCGATCATGGAACGCTAGGAGTGAAAACTAAAGTGTCCTTCGGTTTATGGGCGAAACCGGAGTTCGCTGACGGTGTAGGATGGGGCGTTGACAACGTAGCGGACATGCAAACAATATTCCAAAAAATATCGAGTAAAAGGCTGGCTACGGACATGAATTTTCACGATAAACTCATCATCCAATTCCTAGCCTATTTGCGAAACGAGGTTAGCTATGATGGCGTAGGGCCTGAGATGAGAAGATGGCTTAAAGCCATATACGATGACTTAGAGGAGTCAGGAAACGTGGAGAGGTTTGAGAAAAAGGGAGACATGATCGCGTTCGCCGTGGTGGAAGAGCACAGCCGAACCGTCTTAGAGGAAAAGGTTAAGATGATCGAGAAAATAGTCGGGGAAAACGGGGGATGGATCATGGGTAGACACTACGCCATGGACTACCATGACAACCAGCTTCACGGGTTCTATCAACCCTTCATGAACGTTGACACAGGTTTAGGGACATCCTTCATCGGAGGTGGCGGACTCATAAGGCCCTCTCAATTCGCGAAAAGCCGAGAAATCCTTTACAAGTACTTGGAGGAAAATAAGGAAGACCTCCAGAAACATGATATCAGCGGCACATTCTTCGGCTACGTGCTCAACCCCTCTGCAATAGCCATATATCCCGGCGTCCTTGGAGACCAGTACCACATGCCTAGCCGAGAAAGAGTGGTTTATCACTCCAAAAGAATACGCGATGAATACATGAGATCAGACTGCGGATGGCAACCATACTTCGCCGGCGAGTGGGGGACTGAGGGCTACTTGAAAACACTTTACGCCCCCTACTACTACCTTTTAAAGAGCGTCAAAAAGTTACTGGACCCAAACAATATTCTAAACCCAGGCATGCTGGGCCTTTAA
- a CDS encoding heterodisulfide reductase-related iron-sulfur binding cluster, with translation MYVGTKRSEKLRIKAFEDYISWCKNCKFCREAIRYAEPFGYTREICPFKDYTSGFTSIVGASGKMLIARGLLYEALKPTPAMAEDVYLCTTCGACKQWCGALVDTVGVIEALRADLVDSGVGPMKEHKEFAERIRKYYNPYDEPPEKRFAWIPSQMKLPKKADVVYFVGCTSALRLPELATSTVKLLQTAKVDFTVLPEEVCCGSVMFRTGFREVAVELAEKVVQMIEDTGASTVVFSCPGCFRTFSSDYPEVLGRPLRFELKHVSQLLLEMDGLKFVKPLNVRVTYHDPCHLGRHLGVYGAPRDLINQIPGLELVEMERVKAGAFCCGAGGGVRGAFPDISLSIAGERVREAAATGAEILTSACPFCKRNLEDASLAAGGTLKVQDIVELALTSIEER, from the coding sequence ATGTATGTAGGGACTAAGCGGTCCGAAAAACTCCGCATAAAGGCCTTTGAAGACTATATTTCATGGTGCAAAAACTGTAAGTTTTGTCGAGAAGCCATTAGGTACGCGGAGCCATTCGGCTACACCCGAGAAATATGTCCTTTTAAGGATTACACCTCAGGATTTACCTCGATTGTTGGCGCCTCCGGAAAGATGTTGATAGCTCGGGGACTCTTGTATGAAGCTTTGAAACCTACCCCGGCGATGGCTGAGGACGTATACTTGTGCACGACCTGCGGTGCGTGTAAGCAATGGTGCGGAGCTCTAGTCGATACAGTCGGTGTTATCGAGGCATTACGGGCTGATTTAGTCGACAGTGGAGTAGGCCCGATGAAAGAGCATAAAGAATTCGCGGAGAGGATAAGAAAATACTATAACCCTTACGATGAGCCCCCGGAGAAACGGTTCGCTTGGATTCCTTCCCAAATGAAACTGCCTAAAAAAGCTGATGTAGTATATTTTGTGGGCTGCACATCGGCGTTAAGGCTACCTGAGCTAGCTACGTCTACGGTTAAGCTGCTTCAAACCGCTAAGGTTGACTTTACGGTTCTGCCTGAGGAAGTTTGCTGCGGCTCAGTCATGTTTAGGACAGGTTTCCGAGAGGTGGCGGTGGAATTGGCTGAAAAGGTTGTTCAGATGATCGAGGATACAGGAGCCTCGACCGTTGTGTTTTCATGTCCCGGATGTTTTAGAACATTCTCCTCCGACTACCCAGAGGTGTTGGGCAGGCCTTTAAGATTTGAGTTGAAGCATGTATCCCAGCTCCTGCTTGAAATGGATGGGTTAAAGTTCGTTAAGCCTTTGAACGTTAGGGTTACGTATCATGACCCCTGCCATCTTGGCAGGCATCTGGGCGTTTACGGAGCCCCTAGGGACCTGATCAATCAGATTCCCGGCTTGGAATTGGTGGAGATGGAGCGGGTTAAGGCTGGGGCTTTTTGCTGCGGTGCCGGCGGCGGCGTAAGAGGGGCCTTCCCCGACATATCTTTGAGTATCGCTGGTGAGCGGGTTCGAGAAGCCGCGGCGACTGGCGCTGAGATATTGACTTCAGCCTGTCCCTTCTGTAAGAGGAACCTTGAAGACGCCTCGCTAGCGGCAGGTGGCACCTTGAAGGTTCAAGACATTGTCGAGCTGGCCTTAACCTCCATTGAGGAGAGGTGA
- a CDS encoding aldehyde ferredoxin oxidoreductase family protein — MVLGGFAGTILRINLKNKKIIKEPLKEDQARKYLGGPGLATKILFDELKPGVDPLGPENKLILTAGVMAGTLCEGGGSWQAVTKSPLTGLWAAARSGGFFGPEMKYAGYDMIILEGRAEKPCYLWVCNDLVEIRDAGDAWGKPVPEAEAIIKEDLGEYQARLAIVGPAGEKLVRFAAIMNDLCRAAGRCGVGAVMGSKNVKAVAVRGTKDIKVNDPETCRKALIEIEKAVRNNPLYALYAYEGTPAYTGSLNAFGALPTWHDRSGYFDRWENVSVEKLRRNYLVKARACQACSYGCERYSEIKSGPYRSPPMGGPEYETIDLMGPYLRIDNLEAITRASYLCNIYGMDTISTGYMIAFAVECFEKGLITLKETEGMRLSWGDPEVLVDLTEKIATRQGIGDLLAEGVVRVAEKLGKNAMDLALHVKGLEQPGHSPRAIKEMALQYGTCNRGACHIRYHWVGNPSMFKATSGMEAYGLPDPSNISPLDESKEKAKIVVVCQNCGNVHEALGTCLFHTSSPNGETGLTIKRFAILLSALTGWEINDQELVKAGERLFNLERAFNIREGVRRKDDIIAKRWRTEKLLNGPTEGAVVENYERMLDWYYELRGWDSEGVPRKSKLLELELDEVATHLENSGISLKE; from the coding sequence ATGGTTTTAGGTGGATTCGCAGGAACAATCCTTCGCATAAACCTGAAGAATAAGAAAATTATAAAGGAGCCCTTAAAAGAAGATCAGGCGAGAAAGTACCTTGGAGGGCCAGGGCTAGCCACAAAAATTCTGTTCGATGAATTGAAGCCCGGCGTAGATCCCCTGGGCCCTGAGAACAAGCTCATATTGACAGCCGGAGTTATGGCTGGCACGCTATGCGAAGGTGGGGGATCGTGGCAGGCCGTGACGAAATCGCCTCTAACAGGGCTATGGGCCGCGGCTAGGTCGGGGGGATTCTTCGGACCGGAGATGAAATACGCCGGATACGACATGATCATCTTAGAAGGGAGGGCTGAAAAGCCATGCTACCTATGGGTATGTAACGATCTGGTAGAAATTAGGGATGCAGGGGATGCTTGGGGTAAACCAGTACCCGAGGCTGAGGCCATCATCAAAGAAGATCTCGGCGAATACCAAGCACGCCTCGCCATCGTAGGGCCAGCGGGGGAAAAGCTGGTTAGATTCGCGGCTATTATGAACGATTTGTGCCGGGCGGCTGGCAGGTGTGGAGTAGGCGCCGTAATGGGATCCAAAAACGTGAAGGCCGTAGCCGTCAGAGGAACGAAGGATATAAAGGTAAACGACCCTGAAACGTGCCGAAAAGCCCTAATTGAGATAGAGAAAGCTGTTCGAAACAATCCCCTATACGCGCTATACGCTTACGAAGGCACACCGGCTTATACGGGCTCTCTCAACGCTTTCGGAGCCCTTCCCACTTGGCACGACCGGTCCGGATACTTTGATCGATGGGAAAACGTCTCCGTCGAAAAGTTGCGGAGAAACTATTTGGTGAAGGCCCGGGCCTGTCAAGCCTGCTCCTATGGGTGTGAAAGATACTCGGAAATCAAATCCGGTCCATACAGGTCGCCGCCGATGGGAGGACCGGAATACGAAACCATCGACTTAATGGGCCCATACTTAAGAATCGATAACTTGGAAGCGATTACAAGGGCCAGCTATTTATGCAACATTTACGGAATGGATACGATATCCACCGGTTATATGATCGCTTTCGCCGTCGAATGCTTTGAAAAAGGGTTGATAACCCTGAAGGAAACTGAGGGAATGAGGTTATCGTGGGGTGACCCTGAAGTCCTCGTAGACCTGACGGAGAAAATAGCGACAAGACAAGGAATCGGAGATCTGCTCGCCGAAGGCGTTGTTCGAGTCGCCGAGAAACTTGGTAAAAATGCCATGGACCTCGCTTTACACGTGAAGGGATTAGAGCAACCTGGTCATTCACCGAGAGCCATAAAGGAGATGGCCTTGCAATACGGGACCTGCAATAGAGGAGCCTGTCACATACGTTATCACTGGGTTGGCAACCCTAGCATGTTCAAAGCGACCAGCGGCATGGAAGCATACGGGTTACCTGACCCATCGAACATAAGCCCATTAGATGAGTCAAAAGAAAAAGCGAAGATAGTAGTGGTATGCCAAAACTGCGGAAACGTTCACGAAGCCCTTGGAACATGCCTATTTCACACCAGTTCCCCCAATGGGGAAACAGGCCTCACGATTAAGAGGTTCGCCATTCTCCTTTCCGCGTTGACAGGATGGGAAATCAACGATCAGGAGCTTGTTAAAGCGGGAGAAAGACTGTTTAACCTCGAGAGGGCATTTAACATACGTGAAGGCGTAAGAAGAAAAGACGACATAATCGCTAAAAGATGGAGAACTGAAAAGCTTCTCAACGGGCCCACGGAAGGTGCCGTCGTTGAAAATTACGAGCGGATGCTAGACTGGTACTATGAGTTAAGAGGATGGGATTCGGAGGGAGTGCCTAGAAAATCAAAACTTTTGGAGCTTGAGCTTGACGAGGTGGCAACGCATTTAGAAAACAGCGGAATATCATTGAAGGAATAA
- a CDS encoding 4Fe-4S dicluster domain-containing protein — MAQKILAVHPERCTGCEKCVLWCSFIKSKVFNPARSRIHVIRSEPYVDIPMICIQCGLCMDACPIKAMNRNPKTNAVVIDEEKCTSCGRCVTACPYGVLTLDPVTGKAIKCDLCGGDPECVKHCPKKVLYYVEPNKAAYLRRLMEYGGAISIGRKEPIGPPERL, encoded by the coding sequence ATGGCGCAGAAAATCCTTGCAGTCCATCCAGAGCGATGCACGGGCTGTGAGAAATGTGTCCTATGGTGTTCCTTCATAAAAAGCAAAGTCTTCAACCCTGCTCGATCTAGGATCCACGTGATCAGGTCAGAGCCATACGTTGACATACCAATGATCTGCATTCAATGTGGCCTGTGCATGGACGCATGTCCTATTAAAGCCATGAACAGAAACCCCAAAACCAACGCTGTGGTCATCGATGAGGAAAAATGTACTTCATGTGGCAGATGCGTCACCGCATGCCCATACGGCGTTTTAACGCTAGATCCAGTTACAGGTAAGGCTATTAAATGCGATCTGTGCGGCGGCGACCCGGAGTGTGTGAAGCATTGTCCGAAAAAAGTTCTATACTATGTGGAGCCTAACAAAGCCGCCTATTTAAGGAGGCTGATGGAATACGGTGGGGCCATCTCGATAGGGCGAAAGGAGCCCATAGGACCTCCGGAAAGACTCTAG
- a CDS encoding acetate--CoA ligase family protein has protein sequence MTSKVDHILENAKAENRAVLYEHEAKIICMEYGVDTPRFQLADSPGEAVEAAERLGYPVVLKVVSPHVTHKSDVGGVLVNLKNPEEVKTGFEVVAANLRRYASKAEFKGVLVQKMAPPGLELIIGSLADPQFGPTVMLGMGGLYVELYRDVSFRIAPINKEDAEEMIEELKASKILKGYRRQPRLDIGAIVDALVKVSNLTARYEGVIEQLDLNPVLVYEKGLQAVDARIILKSSTSTSRWNELFSTVHLKALNRKNTSQIRYQHTIIKY, from the coding sequence TTGACATCAAAAGTCGATCACATCCTCGAAAACGCCAAAGCTGAGAACAGGGCCGTCCTTTACGAGCATGAGGCGAAGATCATATGCATGGAGTATGGAGTCGACACGCCGAGGTTCCAGTTGGCCGACTCGCCGGGGGAGGCGGTTGAAGCGGCTGAGAGGCTTGGATACCCAGTGGTGTTGAAGGTCGTTTCGCCTCATGTAACGCATAAAAGCGATGTAGGCGGGGTTCTCGTAAACTTGAAGAACCCTGAGGAGGTTAAAACTGGGTTTGAAGTTGTTGCAGCGAACCTGAGGAGGTATGCGTCGAAAGCGGAGTTTAAAGGCGTATTGGTCCAGAAGATGGCGCCGCCGGGGCTTGAATTAATCATCGGCTCGCTCGCTGATCCGCAGTTCGGCCCAACCGTTATGTTGGGCATGGGCGGCTTATACGTTGAACTCTACAGGGACGTGTCCTTTCGAATCGCGCCCATCAACAAGGAAGACGCGGAGGAAATGATAGAAGAGTTGAAAGCCTCAAAAATATTGAAAGGGTATAGAAGACAGCCCCGCCTAGACATAGGAGCCATCGTCGACGCACTAGTCAAAGTGTCAAATCTGACTGCGCGCTACGAAGGGGTAATTGAGCAATTAGACCTCAACCCTGTATTAGTCTATGAAAAGGGATTACAAGCGGTAGACGCCAGAATCATCTTAAAATCCTCCACATCAACGTCTCGTTGGAATGAGCTTTTTTCAACTGTTCACTTAAAGGCACTAAATCGAAAAAATACGAGTCAAATACGCTATCAACATACGATTATAAAATATTAA
- a CDS encoding CoA-binding protein, producing MSDIIAQLDLFFKAKSVAVIGASSTRGKIGYEVLKSLCKGEYKGKVYPVTLGKKRILGLKCYRSILEIPGKVELAVVIVPSKKILSVLKECGNVGVRNVVIISAGFKEMGGEFAQIEQEVKKLAKEYSMRIIGPNCIGVYDSETKLDTFFQPRVRMLRPPPGGVAIMSQSGAYGLTLLEWIAESRFGVSKFVSYGNRVDVDEADLIRYFKADEKTKIIAIYVEGVENGRKFLEAAKETSKEKPILVLKAGKTGLGSEGALTHTGSLAGSYEVYKAAFKQANLIEAETLAELFDMMKALAMQPPAEGRNIAMTSNGMGPCIAAMDICERRNLTVGEYGEETVNRLKERLPPYCVVGRVVDLSGSATSKDYEATLEAFLEDEKVSLLMPFFIFQDAPLDEGIIEVLRKVRKKASELQKPIICGASGGPYTRKQVKEVELIGIPVYETPERAVSAAHALIKAGEILKR from the coding sequence TTGAGCGACATAATCGCGCAGCTGGACCTTTTTTTTAAGGCGAAGTCTGTGGCGGTCATCGGCGCCTCCTCTACGAGGGGAAAAATTGGATACGAGGTTTTGAAAAGCCTGTGCAAAGGCGAATATAAGGGGAAGGTTTACCCGGTCACCCTCGGTAAAAAGAGGATTCTAGGCCTCAAATGCTACCGGAGCATTTTAGAGATTCCGGGGAAGGTTGAGTTGGCGGTCGTCATTGTGCCGTCTAAAAAAATATTATCCGTTCTCAAGGAGTGTGGAAACGTTGGGGTGAGGAACGTCGTCATCATTTCAGCTGGGTTCAAGGAGATGGGCGGTGAATTCGCACAAATAGAGCAGGAGGTGAAGAAGCTGGCTAAAGAGTATTCGATGAGGATTATCGGCCCCAACTGCATAGGCGTCTACGATTCCGAGACCAAACTGGATACCTTCTTTCAGCCCAGGGTGAGGATGCTCCGCCCTCCGCCCGGAGGCGTTGCGATAATGAGTCAGAGCGGGGCCTACGGCCTTACGCTTTTGGAGTGGATTGCTGAAAGCCGCTTCGGCGTCAGCAAGTTTGTCAGCTACGGGAACAGGGTTGACGTCGACGAGGCGGACTTGATTAGATACTTTAAGGCGGATGAAAAGACGAAGATAATCGCGATATACGTTGAGGGCGTTGAAAATGGAAGGAAGTTCCTTGAAGCGGCTAAGGAAACCTCAAAAGAGAAGCCCATACTGGTTTTAAAGGCGGGCAAGACGGGTTTAGGCTCGGAGGGCGCATTAACGCACACAGGCTCGCTGGCAGGCTCATACGAGGTGTATAAGGCGGCCTTCAAACAGGCAAACCTCATAGAGGCGGAAACCCTCGCAGAGCTGTTCGACATGATGAAGGCGTTGGCCATGCAACCTCCCGCCGAGGGTAGAAACATAGCCATGACCTCCAACGGAATGGGCCCATGCATAGCGGCCATGGACATCTGCGAGCGGAGAAACCTCACCGTGGGAGAATACGGCGAGGAGACGGTGAATAGGCTGAAGGAGAGGCTTCCACCTTACTGCGTGGTCGGTAGGGTTGTAGACCTTTCAGGAAGCGCCACCTCGAAGGATTATGAGGCAACGCTTGAAGCCTTCTTAGAGGATGAGAAGGTCAGCCTCTTGATGCCCTTCTTCATTTTCCAAGACGCCCCCTTGGACGAGGGCATCATCGAAGTCCTGAGGAAGGTTCGGAAAAAGGCCTCGGAGCTTCAGAAACCAATCATATGCGGGGCGAGTGGAGGACCATACACTAGAAAACAGGTAAAAGAGGTTGAGCTAATAGGCATACCCGTTTACGAAACGCCTGAAAGAGCCGTCTCAGCGGCCCACGCCCTGATAAAAGCTGGAGAAATACTAAAGCGGTAA
- a CDS encoding cyclase family protein, which produces MKIIDLSVPVTPRLEVPSYKGVKLFEWRTPYATWDKDGYISTKFTAWSHVGTHADSPHHFVKDGQSIDQIPLEVFVGDAIMLDLTQKTHGRITASELEEAFRRVESKGVKYRPGWKMLLRTDHIKVWPNTEYWTEGPSLSREAAEWIVSKKPSCAGFDFFQDIKGPKEKASHHTR; this is translated from the coding sequence ATGAAGATTATCGATCTCTCTGTGCCCGTTACCCCTAGGCTGGAGGTGCCAAGCTATAAAGGAGTTAAACTCTTTGAGTGGCGGACACCTTACGCGACTTGGGATAAAGACGGATACATCTCCACCAAGTTCACGGCGTGGTCTCATGTAGGCACTCACGCGGATTCGCCCCACCACTTCGTTAAAGATGGACAAAGCATAGATCAGATACCTCTAGAAGTTTTCGTCGGCGACGCCATCATGTTAGATTTAACTCAAAAAACCCATGGAAGAATAACGGCCTCGGAGCTGGAGGAAGCTTTCAGAAGGGTTGAGTCCAAAGGCGTAAAGTATAGGCCAGGATGGAAGATGCTTCTACGAACCGACCACATAAAAGTATGGCCTAACACCGAGTACTGGACTGAAGGACCCTCTCTAAGCAGGGAGGCAGCGGAGTGGATCGTCTCCAAGAAACCTTCATGCGCCGGATTCGACTTCTTCCAAGACATCAAAGGACCTAAGGAAAAGGCCTCCCACCACACAAGATAA